One segment of Stomatobaculum sp. F0698 DNA contains the following:
- a CDS encoding transposase, which yields MRETQELADEALKAAIHSILEQALCAVSEARQNPKDAFKDGRALAYYEVLDTIKNQLEIYDLDANVFGLGMNLDLLLSPR from the coding sequence ATGAGAGAAACACAGGAACTTGCGGACGAGGCATTGAAAGCAGCCATTCATAGTATTCTGGAGCAAGCGCTGTGTGCGGTCTCGGAAGCGAGGCAAAATCCGAAGGACGCTTTCAAGGACGGGCGCGCGCTGGCTTACTATGAGGTGCTGGATACCATAAAAAATCAGTTGGAAATATACGACTTGGACGCGAACGTTTTTGGGCTTGGCATGAATTTGGATTTGCTTTTATCACCGCGTTGA
- the fumC gene encoding class II fumarate hydratase, producing the protein MDYRIEHDSMGEVKVPADKLWGAQTQRSFQNFEIGDEKIPAEVITAFSYLKEAAALANCRLGVLDEKKAKLISGVCEEIRAGKLCGNFPLAVWQTGSGTQSNMNVNEVIANRGNEIAGEKLLHPNDDCNKSQSSNDTFPTAMHIAAVLTLEEQLIPSLEALIQCFRELETRYKGIVKSGRTHLQDAVPISFSQEISGWRSSLETDLELIRASIPPLSSLALGGTAVGTGLNAPKGFDTESAKAVSELTGKPFRTAENKYHALTSKSELVYSHGALKGLAADLMKIANDIRWLSSGPRCGLGEIHIPENEPGSSIMPGKVNPTQCESVTMVAVQVMANDSAVSFAASQGNFELNVFMPVMIYNYLQSARLLADSMRSFRIHCCEGIEPNREKMRENLHRSLMLVTSLNPYIGYENAAKTAKLAFKENISLKEACVKLGFLTEERFDEVFQPEKMAKEEG; encoded by the coding sequence ATGGATTACCGCATCGAACATGATTCTATGGGGGAAGTCAAAGTCCCCGCAGACAAGCTCTGGGGCGCGCAGACACAGCGAAGCTTCCAGAACTTTGAAATCGGGGATGAGAAAATTCCCGCCGAAGTTATCACCGCCTTTTCCTATCTGAAGGAAGCGGCCGCTCTCGCAAACTGCCGCCTCGGCGTTTTGGACGAGAAGAAGGCAAAGCTCATTTCCGGTGTCTGCGAAGAAATTCGCGCGGGCAAGCTCTGCGGCAACTTCCCGCTCGCAGTCTGGCAGACCGGCAGCGGCACCCAGTCCAACATGAACGTGAACGAGGTCATTGCAAACCGCGGCAACGAAATTGCTGGCGAGAAGCTGTTGCACCCGAACGATGACTGCAACAAGTCCCAGAGCTCGAACGACACCTTCCCGACCGCGATGCACATCGCTGCGGTACTCACCTTAGAGGAGCAGCTGATTCCCTCGCTTGAGGCTCTGATTCAGTGCTTCCGTGAGCTTGAGACCCGCTATAAGGGCATTGTAAAATCCGGAAGAACCCACCTCCAGGATGCGGTTCCGATCTCCTTTTCCCAGGAAATCAGCGGCTGGAGAAGCTCTCTCGAGACCGATCTCGAGCTGATTCGCGCGAGCATTCCGCCGCTCTCCTCTCTGGCACTCGGCGGCACCGCTGTCGGCACCGGCTTAAATGCACCGAAGGGCTTTGACACCGAGTCCGCAAAGGCTGTCTCCGAGCTCACCGGCAAGCCCTTCCGCACGGCGGAAAATAAGTATCACGCGCTGACCTCCAAGTCGGAACTGGTCTACTCCCACGGTGCACTGAAGGGACTCGCGGCCGATCTCATGAAGATTGCAAACGACATCCGCTGGCTCTCTTCCGGCCCCCGCTGCGGCCTCGGCGAAATCCACATTCCGGAGAATGAGCCCGGCTCCTCGATTATGCCCGGCAAAGTGAACCCGACCCAGTGCGAATCCGTCACAATGGTCGCGGTTCAGGTCATGGCAAACGACAGCGCGGTCAGCTTTGCGGCAAGCCAGGGCAATTTTGAGCTGAACGTGTTCATGCCGGTCATGATCTACAACTACCTGCAGTCCGCCCGTCTCCTCGCGGATTCCATGCGCTCCTTCCGTATCCACTGCTGCGAGGGCATAGAGCCGAACCGCGAAAAGATGCGTGAGAACCTGCACCGCTCCCTGATGCTCGTGACCTCCCTGAACCCGTACATCGGCTACGAGAACGCGGCAAAGACCGCGAAGCTCGCGTTCAAGGAGAACATCTCCCTGAAAGAAGCCTGCGTGAAGCTCGGCTTCCTCACGGAAGAGCGCTTTGACGAAGTCTTTCAGCCGGAGAAGATGGCAAAGGAAGAGGGATAA
- a CDS encoding ComEA family DNA-binding protein, producing the protein MSDAEYVSVYLCGAVQKPDVYEVAKGTRLNEVLKLADGFREDAAKDAVNLAAIVEDGSMIRVPTLEEAAMHAEPSSAALAAEENSGKVDLNRAEKAELMTLPGVGERKAEQILAYRKAHGKFRNIEEIKNIPGIKEKAFEKLKDSIVVRE; encoded by the coding sequence GTGAGCGACGCGGAATATGTGAGCGTGTATCTTTGCGGCGCGGTGCAAAAGCCGGATGTCTACGAGGTGGCGAAGGGGACGCGTCTTAACGAGGTGCTGAAGCTCGCCGACGGTTTTCGGGAAGATGCCGCGAAAGACGCGGTCAATCTTGCCGCGATTGTGGAAGACGGGAGTATGATACGCGTGCCGACTTTGGAAGAGGCCGCAATGCACGCGGAGCCGTCAAGCGCAGCGCTTGCCGCAGAAGAAAATAGCGGAAAAGTGGATTTAAACCGCGCAGAAAAGGCAGAACTCATGACTTTGCCGGGTGTCGGTGAACGCAAGGCGGAGCAGATTCTTGCCTACCGCAAGGCGCACGGGAAGTTTCGAAACATCGAAGAAATCAAGAATATTCCGGGCATCAAAGAAAAGGCGTTTGAGAAATTAAAAGACAGTATCGTTGTGCGTGAGTGA
- a CDS encoding Asp23/Gls24 family envelope stress response protein, whose translation MGENSKEKNIGEVCIADEVVAVIAGLAACEVEGVDSMAGKLGNELASRLAWKNAPRGTKVEVTEEHVSVDLSINLKYGYSIPKVTREVQEKVVSAIENMTGLKVIEVNVSVVGVNIA comes from the coding sequence ATGGGAGAGAACAGCAAGGAGAAGAACATCGGAGAAGTTTGCATTGCGGACGAGGTCGTCGCTGTAATTGCGGGGCTTGCAGCGTGCGAAGTGGAAGGTGTTGATTCCATGGCGGGGAAACTCGGAAACGAACTTGCATCCCGCCTGGCTTGGAAGAATGCGCCGCGCGGTACAAAGGTAGAGGTGACCGAAGAGCATGTCTCGGTGGATCTTTCCATTAATCTGAAGTACGGATACAGCATCCCGAAGGTGACGCGAGAGGTACAGGAAAAAGTCGTATCGGCGATTGAGAACATGACAGGACTCAAGGTGATTGAGGTCAATGTCTCGGTGGTCGGCGTCAACATCGCATAA
- a CDS encoding YfhO family protein, protein MTQRRSRRRILLLSFFVPVFAMLLLFLQRGIYPFGEESFLRTDLYHQYAPFFSEFQYKLQHGGSLFYSWNIGLGVNFTAIYAYYLASPLNWFVLLFPKRFVIEYVTLLIVVKTALSSVTMTYYLLRHSKRDGLFAPIFGILYAFSAYMAAYSWNVMWLDCIVLFPLILLGAEELVRGERSLKYIVCLGLSILSNYYISIMICLFLIFYAIFQAITAELSWEDVLKAAGRFALASLIAAGLAAVVLMPEIFALRLTASGEMNFPKTFESYFSIFDMMARQLPFVECEIGLDHWPNIYCGMFTLQLLLLYFSNREVPIKQRVGYAFFLLFFFASFSVNVLNYIWHGFHYPNSLPARQSFIFCFLVLYLSFQALERFPRFAPRELFLSFAAVVLFVLLAEKLVTEEHFRYWVFYLAFLLAAIYALLFRSYASGRFAREHYFWILLLLVTLEASLNLGYTSIPTTSRTEYTADNADIQTLKRAVPKVPFVRFKKFERKSKDDGAFLNFHSVSLFSSTADKSMTDFLRSVGCEASVNAYSITGSTPLVDALLDVRYSFVSDEKTDPEQEEVLRSGATVLLENRDAMPLGFVEEGNFTESWSRTYENPADVQNDLCRLFDSDPVLIPVETQKNGNQESLTLDEDGLYFAFATNAKANKIKVSFEDRDKTYDNLKRRYMMELGHRTAGETINFTEISDDKPEPSVVVYRFDFDALKELRQAMLKHGMQIDSYTDNTINAEVEADGPSLLFTSIPYDKGWKVYVDRKPVKTEKAMDAFLAFRVPSGKHYIHFRYFPEGLKLGAMISALSLLALWLLCRYENAYEKRYRKRLTRRYEALYRELSEAAERMHAESLMTMLQDPIAEPGLRASAGADGFPETQPAPQREEESSDYLFLEDI, encoded by the coding sequence ATGACACAGAGACGTTCTCGTAGGAGGATTCTACTCCTTTCCTTTTTTGTGCCTGTGTTTGCCATGCTGCTTTTGTTTTTGCAGCGCGGCATTTATCCCTTCGGGGAGGAGAGCTTTCTTCGCACCGACCTCTACCACCAGTATGCGCCCTTCTTTTCGGAGTTTCAGTATAAGCTTCAGCACGGCGGCAGTTTGTTCTACAGCTGGAACATAGGACTCGGGGTCAACTTTACCGCGATTTACGCTTACTACCTCGCAAGCCCCTTGAACTGGTTTGTCCTGCTCTTTCCGAAGCGCTTTGTGATTGAGTATGTGACGCTTTTGATTGTCGTAAAGACGGCGCTCTCCTCGGTCACAATGACCTACTATCTGCTGCGGCACAGTAAGAGAGACGGGCTCTTTGCGCCGATTTTCGGCATACTTTATGCCTTCTCTGCCTACATGGCAGCCTATTCCTGGAATGTCATGTGGCTTGACTGCATTGTCCTCTTCCCGCTGATTTTGCTCGGCGCGGAAGAGCTGGTGCGCGGCGAGCGTTCTCTCAAGTATATCGTCTGTCTCGGACTCAGTATACTTTCGAACTACTATATATCCATTATGATCTGCCTTTTCCTGATTTTTTATGCAATCTTTCAGGCGATTACGGCGGAACTGAGTTGGGAGGATGTACTCAAAGCAGCGGGGCGCTTTGCACTGGCCTCTCTCATTGCGGCGGGGCTTGCGGCGGTGGTTCTCATGCCGGAAATCTTTGCGCTGCGGCTTACGGCTTCCGGAGAGATGAACTTCCCGAAGACCTTTGAGAGCTATTTTTCGATTTTTGATATGATGGCGCGGCAACTGCCCTTTGTGGAGTGCGAGATAGGCCTTGATCACTGGCCGAATATTTACTGCGGCATGTTTACCTTGCAACTGCTTCTTTTGTACTTCTCGAACCGAGAGGTGCCGATTAAGCAACGTGTGGGTTACGCTTTCTTTTTGCTCTTTTTCTTTGCGAGCTTCTCGGTCAATGTGCTGAACTACATCTGGCACGGTTTTCATTATCCGAATTCACTTCCTGCGCGGCAGAGCTTTATCTTTTGCTTTCTGGTGCTTTATCTCTCGTTTCAGGCGCTTGAACGCTTTCCGCGCTTTGCGCCCCGCGAGCTCTTTTTGAGTTTTGCTGCGGTGGTTCTCTTTGTCCTTTTGGCGGAGAAACTTGTGACGGAAGAGCATTTCCGCTACTGGGTCTTTTACCTTGCCTTTCTGCTCGCGGCAATCTATGCGCTTTTGTTCCGCTCCTATGCATCCGGACGCTTTGCAAGGGAGCACTACTTCTGGATACTGCTCCTATTGGTGACTCTGGAAGCAAGCCTGAACCTCGGGTACACCAGCATACCGACGACGAGCCGCACGGAGTACACCGCGGACAATGCGGATATTCAGACCTTAAAGCGGGCGGTGCCGAAGGTGCCCTTTGTGCGCTTCAAAAAGTTTGAGCGGAAGAGCAAGGATGACGGCGCATTCTTAAACTTCCACTCGGTCTCGCTCTTCAGTTCGACCGCGGATAAATCTATGACCGATTTTCTCCGCTCGGTCGGCTGTGAGGCCTCGGTGAACGCATATTCCATCACGGGCTCCACCCCGCTGGTGGATGCGCTTCTCGATGTGCGCTATTCCTTTGTATCGGATGAGAAAACGGATCCGGAGCAGGAAGAAGTGCTGCGATCCGGCGCAACGGTGTTGCTTGAGAATCGTGATGCCATGCCGCTCGGCTTTGTCGAAGAAGGCAATTTTACGGAGAGTTGGAGCAGAACTTACGAGAATCCGGCGGATGTGCAGAACGATCTCTGCCGTCTCTTTGACTCGGATCCGGTGCTGATTCCGGTGGAGACGCAAAAGAACGGAAATCAAGAGAGCCTTACTTTGGACGAGGACGGTCTATACTTTGCGTTCGCGACCAATGCGAAGGCGAATAAAATCAAAGTGTCTTTCGAGGACCGCGATAAGACCTACGACAACTTAAAGCGGCGCTATATGATGGAGCTCGGTCACAGAACGGCCGGAGAGACCATCAACTTTACGGAGATTTCCGACGATAAGCCCGAGCCCTCGGTCGTCGTGTACCGCTTTGATTTCGACGCACTGAAAGAACTCCGGCAGGCCATGCTGAAGCACGGAATGCAGATAGACAGTTATACGGACAACACAATCAACGCAGAGGTCGAGGCGGACGGGCCGTCCCTGCTCTTTACGAGCATCCCCTATGACAAGGGCTGGAAAGTGTATGTGGACAGAAAGCCGGTCAAGACCGAGAAGGCCATGGATGCCTTTCTTGCGTTCCGCGTTCCGAGCGGAAAGCATTACATTCATTTCCGGTACTTCCCGGAGGGGCTGAAGCTCGGCGCAATGATAAGCGCCCTGTCTCTGCTTGCCCTCTGGCTGCTTTGCCGCTATGAGAACGCCTACGAAAAGCGCTACCGCAAAAGGCTGACCAGACGCTATGAGGCGTTGTATCGGGAGCTCAGTGAGGCGGCCGAGCGCATGCATGCGGAGAGTCTCATGACCATGTTGCAGGACCCGATTGCGGAGCCGGGACTTCGCGCATCGGCGGGAGCGGACGGATTCCCGGAAACACAGCCTGCGCCGCAGCGCGAAGAAGAAAGTTCCGATTATCTCTTTTTAGAGGATATTTGA
- a CDS encoding response regulator transcription factor, translating to MAKILVVDDEKLIVKGISFSLQADGMEVDAAYDGEEALGKIREKNYDMVLLDVMLPKMSGMDVCQAVREFSDVPIIMLTAKGEDMDKILAFDNGVDDYLTKPFNILEVKARIKAILRRNQKNQREPESNAPLSAGDLSLDIESRRVMLGEREINLTAKEFDILVLLMKNPNKVFSREQLLSAIWENKANEAGDVRTVDVHVRRLREKIEPSPSAPRYVHTKWGVGYYFRATE from the coding sequence ATGGCAAAAATTTTGGTTGTGGACGATGAGAAACTGATTGTGAAGGGCATCAGTTTCAGTCTGCAGGCAGATGGGATGGAAGTGGATGCGGCCTATGACGGAGAAGAGGCCCTCGGGAAAATCAGGGAGAAGAACTATGATATGGTTCTTCTGGATGTCATGCTTCCAAAGATGAGCGGCATGGATGTCTGCCAGGCCGTTCGCGAATTCTCGGATGTGCCCATCATCATGCTGACGGCGAAGGGAGAGGATATGGACAAAATCCTTGCCTTCGACAACGGTGTGGATGATTATCTCACGAAGCCCTTCAATATTCTCGAAGTCAAAGCGCGGATTAAGGCCATACTCCGTCGCAATCAGAAGAACCAGAGAGAACCCGAGAGCAATGCGCCGCTCTCCGCGGGCGATTTGTCCTTGGACATCGAGTCGCGTCGGGTTATGCTCGGCGAGCGTGAAATTAATCTCACAGCCAAGGAATTCGATATTCTGGTTCTGCTCATGAAAAATCCGAATAAGGTGTTCAGCAGAGAGCAACTGCTTTCCGCAATCTGGGAGAATAAGGCCAATGAAGCGGGCGATGTGAGAACCGTGGATGTCCATGTGCGGCGGCTTCGCGAAAAGATTGAGCCTTCGCCCTCGGCACCGCGCTATGTGCACACGAAGTGGGGCGTCGGCTACTACTTCCGGGCAACGGAATGA
- the rlmH gene encoding 23S rRNA (pseudouridine(1915)-N(3))-methyltransferase RlmH has protein sequence MNISLLTVGSLKERYWREAVAEYEKRLSAHCKFRLIEIKDEKTPELLDSAAAERVRKREGERLLEKIDARALVVTLEIQGKKFDSEGFAAEMAKLEERSRGELCFVIGGSLGLSKEVSARAALHLSFSDFTFPHQLMRVLFLEQLYRSYRIRTGAPYHK, from the coding sequence ATGAACATCAGCTTACTCACGGTCGGAAGTTTAAAAGAGCGCTATTGGCGGGAGGCGGTTGCGGAATATGAAAAACGTCTCTCGGCGCATTGCAAGTTTCGCCTCATTGAAATAAAGGATGAGAAGACGCCGGAGCTCCTTGACAGTGCCGCAGCCGAACGGGTCAGAAAGCGGGAAGGCGAGCGCCTTTTGGAAAAAATCGATGCGCGGGCCCTTGTTGTGACGCTCGAAATTCAGGGCAAGAAGTTTGATTCGGAAGGCTTTGCGGCCGAAATGGCAAAGCTCGAAGAGCGCAGCCGCGGAGAGCTTTGCTTTGTAATCGGCGGTTCACTGGGCCTCTCCAAGGAAGTGAGTGCGCGCGCCGCCCTGCATCTCAGCTTTTCGGATTTTACCTTTCCGCATCAATTGATGCGCGTACTTTTTTTGGAACAACTGTATCGGAGTTACCGCATAAGAACCGGAGCACCCTATCACAAATAG
- a CDS encoding bifunctional 5,10-methylenetetrahydrofolate dehydrogenase/5,10-methenyltetrahydrofolate cyclohydrolase — translation MRELTGQQVVDAIRTETEKTLEALNGYVPTLAIVRVGENVPQLSYERGAKKRMQNFGLDVKTFVFPEDVTPEVFFQRFREINADPCIDGVLLLKPLPEQLDVKRAERSIDPEKDLDGISPVNIARVFAGEEEGFAPCTAEAVIETLRTYEIPVHGKRAVVVGRSLVVGRTLAMLLLRDNATVTICHTQTSDLKEECRKAEILAVAAGKAKLVNRDYVSEGCVILDVGINAGEDGNLCGDVNPEGLENVAAALTPVPRGIGAVTTSVLAKHLVQAAARRRL, via the coding sequence ATGAGAGAACTCACAGGACAGCAGGTGGTGGATGCCATACGGACAGAGACGGAAAAGACCTTGGAAGCGCTGAACGGCTATGTGCCGACGCTTGCCATTGTGCGAGTCGGCGAGAATGTACCGCAGCTTTCGTACGAGAGAGGCGCAAAAAAACGCATGCAGAATTTCGGTCTGGACGTCAAGACCTTTGTGTTTCCGGAAGATGTGACGCCTGAGGTTTTCTTTCAGCGTTTTCGGGAAATCAATGCAGATCCCTGCATTGACGGTGTACTGCTCTTAAAGCCGTTGCCGGAACAGCTGGATGTAAAGCGCGCGGAGCGCAGCATCGATCCCGAGAAGGATTTGGATGGGATTTCGCCGGTCAACATAGCCCGCGTATTTGCGGGAGAAGAGGAGGGATTTGCCCCCTGTACGGCCGAGGCTGTGATCGAGACCCTGCGCACGTATGAAATTCCGGTGCACGGAAAGCGTGCGGTTGTGGTCGGGCGCAGTCTGGTGGTCGGTCGTACACTCGCCATGCTTCTTCTTCGGGACAATGCGACCGTGACCATCTGCCATACCCAGACCAGTGACTTGAAAGAAGAGTGCCGGAAGGCGGAGATACTTGCCGTGGCTGCGGGCAAGGCGAAACTTGTAAACCGTGACTACGTATCCGAGGGCTGTGTGATTCTGGATGTCGGAATCAATGCGGGCGAGGACGGCAATCTTTGCGGAGACGTGAACCCGGAAGGATTGGAGAATGTTGCGGCGGCTCTGACCCCGGTGCCGCGCGGCATCGGGGCGGTGACGACCTCCGTACTCGCAAAACATTTGGTACAGGCGGCGGCGCGGCGTAGGCTCTAA
- a CDS encoding EamA family transporter, translating into MWFVLALLSAVFAALTAILAKVGVDSVNGTLATAIRTTVVLVMAWGMVFLTQAERGISTIARKSWIFLILSGVATGASWLCYYHALKLGRVNQVAPIDKLSVVFTLVFAAIFLHEGLTLKTGLACALIVSGVLLLAF; encoded by the coding sequence ATGTGGTTTGTATTGGCGCTGTTATCGGCGGTATTTGCCGCACTGACGGCAATTCTGGCGAAAGTCGGTGTTGACAGTGTGAACGGAACCCTCGCCACAGCCATACGTACTACCGTGGTTCTTGTCATGGCTTGGGGGATGGTGTTTCTCACACAGGCAGAGCGGGGTATTTCGACAATCGCTCGTAAAAGTTGGATCTTTCTCATTTTGTCCGGGGTGGCCACCGGAGCTTCGTGGCTCTGCTATTATCATGCTTTAAAATTGGGGCGCGTTAACCAAGTTGCACCGATTGACAAGCTCTCCGTGGTATTCACGCTGGTTTTTGCGGCGATATTTCTGCACGAGGGGCTCACGTTGAAAACGGGACTTGCCTGTGCTTTGATTGTGAGCGGTGTGCTCTTGCTGGCCTTCTGA
- a CDS encoding Gx transporter family protein: protein MRRGGQAAATVAFGILLALALLLSYIEVLLPLSIGIPGVKLGLANLASLICLYLFGLRRAALISLLRIILTGFLFGNMAAILYSLSGATLSLTAAVLAKRSQLFGEIGVSVIGAIFHNLGQLAVAALVVQNRGLFWYFPMLLLAGVITGAVIGLLTAEILRHLPTSIQAARD from the coding sequence ATGAGACGAGGAGGACAGGCGGCGGCTACGGTCGCGTTCGGCATTTTGCTGGCGCTTGCGCTGCTGCTCAGTTATATCGAAGTACTGTTGCCGCTCTCCATCGGGATACCGGGTGTCAAATTGGGGCTTGCCAACTTAGCGAGTTTAATTTGTCTCTACCTCTTCGGCCTAAGACGGGCAGCGCTTATTTCCTTGTTGCGCATTATACTGACCGGTTTTTTGTTCGGCAATATGGCGGCGATACTCTACAGCCTTTCCGGTGCGACCTTAAGCCTTACGGCTGCCGTACTCGCAAAACGGAGTCAACTGTTCGGAGAAATCGGTGTGAGTGTAATCGGCGCGATTTTCCATAATTTGGGACAGCTTGCGGTCGCTGCGCTTGTGGTTCAAAATAGGGGACTGTTCTGGTATTTCCCGATGCTACTGCTTGCGGGCGTTATCACAGGAGCGGTCATCGGATTGCTTACCGCCGAGATACTGCGGCATCTGCCGACAAGTATACAGGCAGCAAGAGACTAG
- a CDS encoding transposase, translating into MRKLTDDELQFIIGRVMTYALEAAEEAREQPYSDFKDGRALAFYEALDTIRNELLARDCDLKFFGLDCSLERVLSPRK; encoded by the coding sequence ATGCGGAAGCTTACAGATGACGAACTGCAATTTATCATCGGGCGTGTGATGACCTATGCTCTGGAGGCGGCGGAAGAGGCGAGAGAGCAACCGTACAGTGATTTTAAAGACGGGAGGGCGTTGGCCTTCTACGAAGCCTTGGACACGATTCGAAATGAACTCCTCGCGCGTGACTGTGATCTAAAGTTTTTTGGCTTGGATTGCTCGCTCGAGCGAGTCCTGTCTCCGCGCAAATAG
- a CDS encoding CobW family GTP-binding protein — MAKTKVDIISGFLGAGKTTFIKKLLSEALSGEKVVLIENEFGEIGIDGGFLKDAGIEVREMNSGCICCSLVGDFATSLKEILSKYTPDRVIIEPSGVGKLSDVLRAVADVEEELEVAGNSAVTLVDVKKAKLYMKNFGEFFNNQVQYAKTIVLSRTDIADQKKIDEAIALIREINQEATIITTPLAALSGEKLLEILEHPIDLKAELLQAMEEEHEHHHHHEHHHHHDEEEEHCCCHDDEEAHEHHHHDEEGEHCCCHDDEEAHEHHHHDEDKEHCCCHDDEEAHEHHHHDEEGEHCCCHDDEEAHEHHHHDEEGEHCCCHDDEEAHEHHHHDEHEHHHHHEDGHCCCGHDHHHGHDADEIFDSVGLENVPAFTEERLKALLTRLAESEDFGTVVRAKGMVPDVNGAEWFYFDLVPGETEIRHGAPEASGKICVIGSELNREAITKEFKA; from the coding sequence ATGGCTAAGACCAAAGTAGATATTATTTCCGGCTTTCTCGGTGCGGGAAAGACCACATTTATTAAAAAATTGCTCTCGGAGGCTCTCTCCGGAGAGAAGGTCGTGCTGATTGAAAACGAGTTCGGTGAAATCGGCATTGACGGCGGCTTTTTGAAGGACGCCGGCATCGAAGTGCGGGAGATGAACTCCGGTTGCATCTGCTGCTCCCTGGTCGGTGATTTTGCGACCTCTCTGAAGGAAATTCTGAGCAAGTATACACCGGATCGCGTGATTATCGAGCCCTCCGGCGTCGGTAAGCTCTCGGATGTGCTGCGCGCGGTTGCGGATGTCGAGGAGGAGCTTGAAGTCGCGGGCAACTCTGCGGTCACCCTCGTCGATGTGAAGAAGGCGAAGCTCTACATGAAGAACTTCGGCGAATTCTTCAACAACCAGGTGCAGTATGCAAAGACCATTGTGCTCTCGCGCACGGACATCGCCGATCAGAAGAAAATCGATGAGGCGATTGCTCTGATTCGCGAGATCAATCAGGAGGCAACCATCATCACGACGCCGCTGGCGGCGCTCTCCGGTGAAAAGCTTCTTGAGATTCTGGAGCACCCCATCGATCTCAAGGCTGAACTCCTTCAGGCAATGGAAGAGGAACACGAGCACCATCACCACCACGAGCATCATCACCATCATGATGAGGAAGAAGAGCACTGCTGCTGCCACGACGACGAGGAAGCGCACGAACACCATCATCACGATGAAGAGGGAGAGCACTGCTGCTGCCACGACGACGAGGAAGCGCACGAACACCATCATCACGATGAGGATAAGGAGCACTGCTGCTGCCACGACGACGAGGAAGCGCACGAACACCATCATCACGATGAAGAGGGAGAGCACTGCTGCTGCCACGACGACGAGGAAGCGCACGAACACCATCATCACGATGAAGAGGGAGAGCACTGCTGCTGCCACGACGACGAGGAAGCGCATGAGCACCATCATCACGACGAGCACGAGCATCACCACCACCACGAGGACGGACACTGCTGCTGCGGCCATGATCACCACCACGGTCACGACGCCGACGAAATCTTCGACAGTGTCGGTCTCGAGAATGTTCCGGCCTTCACCGAGGAGAGACTCAAGGCACTGCTCACGAGACTTGCGGAGAGCGAAGATTTCGGTACCGTGGTGCGCGCAAAGGGCATGGTGCCGGATGTGAACGGAGCGGAGTGGTTCTACTTCGATCTGGTTCCGGGCGAGACCGAGATTCGTCACGGGGCGCCTGAGGCAAGCGGAAAGATCTGTGTGATCGGAAGCGAGTTAAACAGAGAGGCCATCACAAAGGAGTTCAAGGCGTAA